The genomic region TGTGGACTTGCGGGTCGTCTGAAGGCGCGGCCCGCCATCGACCTGGAGATTCGACGGCGCCCCCTCCGTTGTTCGCGGGAGGGGGCGCTGCTGTGTTGAAACGGCTTGAAGGTGGTGTCGAGGAACTCGCACGCCGTGCAGGGATCTCGGGAGTGTCCGGGCGTGTGGTTCTGGCTTGCGGTCTGGTGCTTGCACTTGGAGTGGGGTTGGCGCTGGCTCGCTGGATGCCAGCACGCGCCGACACCGATGCATCGACGGCTATCCTGTCCTCTGAAGGGCCGTCGAGCAGCGCGACGGCCACGTCATCCATTCAGACGAGTGAGCCAGTTGCCGCGTGGGTACACATCGCCGGTGCGGTCAGGCGTCCAGGGCTGTACTCACTGCAGGCGGGTGACCGGGTTCAGGCTGCGGTCGATGCCGCCGGCGGGCTTCTCGGGAATGCCGCTCCGGAGGCGGTCAACCTGGCCCGGGTCATCCAAGACGGGGAGCAGATCCTAGTCCCCACCGCCGACGAGTACGCGCAGGGCTCCGGCGCAGCATCGACGGCCGGGGGCGCCGCACCCACGCCGGCGGGGTCGATGCTTGATATCAATAGTGCGACCGCAGAGCAGTTGGACGGGCTACCCGGCGTCGGGCCGGCCACCGCCACGAAGATCGTGGCCGAGCGGGAGACCAACGGGCCGTTCAGTTCAGTCGAGGACTTGGGTAGGGTTGCCGGTATCGGGCCCAAGAAGCTTGCCGATCTGGCGCCGCTGATCCGTGTGCACTGAGGACGCGAAGATTCGGCCGTTTCGGCCCTCGATATCGCCTCTCGTGTGGGTGGCGCTGACGCTGTGGGGCGGAATCTGGGTGGGCCAGTGGTTGCAGTGGGAGGCCTACTGCGGACGCCCACTGCCTGTGGAATGGGTGGTGTTGTGTGCCGCCCTGCTGGTTCCGGTTGTGGCCATGCTGGTACGCACTGGGCGCTTGGTTGCGGTCGTGTGCGTACTTGCCTTGTTCGCAGGAGCGACCCTGGGTTGGCTGCAGTGGGGCGTCTGGGCGCGTGGGGCAGCCATGCTTTCGGCTTCAGCGCCTACTCAGTTCCAAGTCGAGGTTCTCGGAGACGAGTCCGTCTCCGACTTCGGCTCCAGTTCTGAGTGTCGGCTGCTCACCGGCGCCGCACGAGGTGCCCGTGTGGTCATGCAGTGGCCGGAAGGCGCGGTGCCGCCCCTGGGATCCTCAGTGAGTGCATACGGCCACTTCAAGGCCGCGCCTGTAGACGCACGCGGCGCACGCCTGTCTCGGGATTGTGCGGTCGGATACGTCCGAGCTCGTGCACTGCGAGAGGTGACGTGGGCGCCGACTATCCGCGGCGCGCTGGGCCCACTGCGACTCTGGGCGTCCCGTAAGCTGGGAGAGGTGCCGGGAGCAGGCGGTGCACTGCTCGCAGGCGTCGTGCTGGGAGATCGGAGACGTCTCGCTGGGACTGAGGCCGATACGGACTTCCGGACGACCGGGTTGACCCACGTGGTTGCCGTGTCAGGCAGCCACTTGGTTGTCGTAGCAGCTGTGGCGGGGTGGTTGCTCGGGATGGCCGGGTTGGGTCGCGTCCCGCGTGGTCTTGGCGTCGCGCTGGTGGTCGGGGCATACGTGGTGCTCTCGGGGGTGCAGCCGTCAGCGGTGCGTGCGTGGGTGATGGCGGTGTCTGCGGCCACTGCATGGGCGGTGGGCAGGCGCACTGATGGAGGCTCGGTGCTTGCGGTCGCTGCAGGCGGGATACTGCTGACCGCACCGAGCGCCGCATTCGACCTTGGCTTCCAGCTCTCAGTGGCTGCCGTCGCGGGTCTCGTCTTCCTCGGGAGACTGGTTGAGGAGTGGGCGTGCGTGGTCACCGGTCGACGGCTTGAGTGGCTTGCCGCACCCGTCGCTTTGACCCTCGCGGCCACCCTTGCGACCGCTCCGATCACGGTCGGGGTGTTCGGCATGCTCTCTCTCGTGTCGCCTTTGGCGAACGTTATCGTCGGCCCCTTGGTCTCGGGAGCCTTGGTGGGTGGACTCCTGGCTCTCGCGGGAAGTGCGCTGTCAGGCGCCCTCGGTGCGGCCCTCCTGAAGCTTGCGTCGCTGCCTGCCCATCTCTCGGTTTGGGTGGCGCACAGATTGGCATCATTACCGTTCGCTGCCGTTGCCACCGCAATGCCGTGGACCGCCTCGGCCGCTTGTCTGTGCGCTGCAGCTCTCGTCTGGGCGATCTGGCCCTCGCCGACACGATTCAGGGCACGGGTCGCAGCCGCCTGCATCGGGGTCGCTTGCGTCGGCTTGGCGATCGGCCCACCCGCGCCTCGAGGTTTGAGCATCACGATGCTCGACGTCGGTCAGGGCGACGCGATCCTTCTGAGAGACGGCGGCAGGTCGCTCCTGGTGGACGCGGGTCCTTCCTCCGGGGCGATGAGGGAGGGGATCGCGCGCGCCGGCGTGCGCCGGTTGGACGCGCTGGTGGTCACGCACCTTCATGCAGATCATTACGGCGGGATGGGCGGTCTTGCGGGCGTCGTCGATGTCGGGGCGGTGTTCGCTCCGGAAGGCGCACTCGATGCACCTTCTGACTTCTCGATGGCCGCCGCCGAACTCGTCGGCGAGGATGATGTCTCGACGCTTCGAGCAGGTCGCGAGCTTGTGCTCGGTGCGACCACTGTCCGTGTGCTGTGGCCCATGGATTCAGTGGACGACCCCGCCGAGAACTCGGCTAGCGTGGTGCTGCTCGTGCGACGCGGAACCTTCGAGTGTGTGCTCACGGGCGATGCAGAGTCTGACGTGCTCGATACGCTGGTGGGTTCGGCGGCCATCGGCGATGTGGATGTGCTGAAGGTGGGTCACCATGGCAGCAGGGGAGCCGCAAGTCCGGAGAGCCTGCGCATCATGTCGCCGCTTGTGGCGCTGATCAGCGTTGGTGCGGGAAACCGATTCGGTCACCCAACGCCGGAGATGCTCAGCCTGCTGCAGGCGGCCCACGCGCGCATCATTCGCACCGACGAGTCAGGCGACGTCACTCTCCACATCGCGGACGATGGCACATTCTCGGTGACCGCGGACGGCCGGCGTGCGAACGGCGCGGCGCATCTCTTCCGCCGCGTCATCGGTGCCCCAATCGACCCGCTCTGTGCGAAACTGATTGACGTCTGTAATGCGCCGTATGCACCCCCGACGACCGGAGTCCCGCCCCGTGGCAAACGAACTCAAAGACTATCGGCCGGTGTATCTGTTCATCAGCGAACAAGAGCTCCTCCTCGACAGGGAGTTGTACAAGCTCAAGCGGGATGTCGGCAAGCTGGCCGATCTCGATTTCAACTCAGAGATGTTCGACGGTGAGAACGCGAGCGGTGACGACATCGTCGCCGCCTGCAATACGCTCCCGTTCGCATCGGAGCGCCGTTTGGTTGTGGTACGGAACGTTGAGAAGCTCAACAAGGATGACGCTGAAGCGCTGGTTACGTACGTGCAAAGCCCCGCCGAGTCGACCATCCTCGCTCTCGCCGCCAAGAAGCTGGCAAAGAACACTCGTTTGTACAAGGCCGCCGAGAAGTCCGGTTCACTCGTGGTCAAGACCGCACCCAAAGCCTCTGAGCTACCCGCCGAAGTCCAGAGCATGTTCAGCAAGCGCGGTCGAACCATCACACGAGACGGCGCAGAGCTCCTGGTCCGCTCGGTCGGGCAGGATTTGTGGCGTCTGTCCGCAGAGGTGGATAAGGCCGTCGCCTTCGTCGGCAATCGAAAAGAGGTGTCTGCGAGCGACATCGAGCAGATCACGGCGACCACGGCTGCCACATCGGTGTTCGAACTCGGTGCTGCGCTCGGTGATAGGGATGCCGCTCGCGCTTTGCGGTTGCTGGACCGGCTGGTTGGAGATGGCGAGTCCGTATATGGGATTCACGCCATGGCCCTTCGCCAGATCCGTGACCTGATCGCTGCTCGTGCGCTTCTCGATCGTGGCGAGGGGAGCACTGCTTCTATCGCGGCGGCCTTAGGGCGACCGGACTGGCAGGTGCGCAACCTGCCGCGGCAGGCCAAGAACTACTCGTCCGATGAGTTGGTTGGCGCGCTCAGGGCCGCCTGCGAGTCCGAGGCACAAATGAAAACGAGCCGGGATGCCCGACTCGTTTTCGAATGCTGGATTGTGAAGGTGTGCAGCTAGGCAGCGACGCCGTTGGCAGCCTTCATGATGCCGGACTTGCGGTTGGCTGCCTGCGAGGCGTGAATGACGCCCTTGCTGGCGGCCTTGTCGAGCAGGCGCGACGCGGTGAGTGCTGCGGCCTTGGCGGCGTCAGCGTCTCCGGCCTCAACCGCGGCGTGAACCTTCTTAATCGCGGTCTTGAGTTCGGACTTCACAGCGCGATTACGCTGGTGCGCCTTCTCGTTGGTCAGGACGCGCTTCTTCTGGCTCTTAATGTTTGCCACGTGGGTCTTCCTCCGTTAACGACTAGCGATGGTGCCCGTCGCAGTGGGGTGCGATGAACCACGAGAGTCTAGCACACGCCGTCGGGCGTCGCCAATCGGCTCTTCGTATGCGATATCTCCCCAAGAGCCCTCGCGCTTGCTACACTCAACCGCTATGACTGAAGCCTCCCACATCCGCAACTTCTCTATCATCGCGCACATCGACCACGGCAAGTCGACTCTGGCTGATCGCATCCTCGAGTTGACCCACACGGTCGAGTCCCGCGACATGATGGAGCAGGTCCTCGACTCGATGGATATCGAGCGTGAGCGCGGCATCACGATCAAGGCACAGGCCGTCCGGGTCATGTACGACGCCGACGACGGTCAGACCTACCAGCTCAACCTTATCGACACCCCCGGGCACGTCGACTTCACCTACGAGGTGAGCCGCTCGCTAGAGGCGTGCGAGGGAGTCATCCTCGTCGTCGACGCAACTCAGGGCGTCGAAGCCCAGACTGTCGCTAACGCGCTCATGGCGATGAATGCGCACCTGGAGATAATCCCGCTCATCAACAAGATCGACCTTCCTGCCGCCGATCCCGAGCGAGTGCGCCACGAGATCGAAGAGGGCCTCGCGGTGCCTGCCGATGAAGCCGTGCTGGCATCCGGCAAGACGGGCGAAGGTGTGCGTGACGCACTTGAAGCGGTTGTCCGACACGTGCCCGCACCTGTAGGCCATGCTGACGCTCCGCTGACGGCACTCATCTTCGACAGCTACTTCGACGCGTATCGCGGAGTGGTCGCCCTCGTGCGCGTGTTCGATGGATCCGTGAGCAAGGGGCTCAAGGTCCGACTCATGGCCACAGACGTCGTCACCGACGTCGAGGAGGTCGGAGTACGGCGGCCGGCAAACGTGCCGGTCGACGAGCTCACGGTCGGAGAGGTCGGCTACCTCATCACCGGCCTGAAGGACCCGGCTCTGGTCAAGGTCGGCGACACCGTGACGCTGGCAAGGGGCGGCGCTACCGAGCAGCTGCCCGGCTACCGCGAAGTCAAGCCGATGGTCTTCACCGGGCTGTTTCCCATCGACGGTGACCAGTATCCGGAGCTTCGCGATGCTCTCGACAAGCTGACACTCAACGATCCCGCGCTCATCTACGAGCCCGAGTCGAGTCACGCGTTGGGGTTCGGGTTCCGTGTCGGCTTCCTAGGGTTGCTGCATATGGAAGTCATAAAGGAGCGGCTCGAGCGCGAATTCGACCTCGATCTCCTCGCAACCGCACCCTCGGTCGAGTACCACGCGTACCTCACTAACGGCAGTGAAATAGTCATCCACTCACCGCAAGACATGCCCGAGCCATCGAAGCTCGATCGCGTGGAGGAGCCGTTCCTCAAGACGACGGTCATCGTTCCGCCGGATTACGTGGGCGCAGTCATGGACCTCTCCATCTCACGACGCGCCACCTTCATCGACATGCAGTACCTCTCCAAGACGACGGTTGAGTTGCACTACGAGATGCCGCTGTCCGAGCTGATCATGGACTTCTTCGACCAGCTCAAGAGCCGCACAAAGGGCTATGCATCCCTCGACTACGAACCCATCGGCTATCGTCCGGGCAACATGGTTAAGCTCGACATCCTGCTTGCCGGCAAGCCCGTCGACGCCCTGTCGTTCATCGTGCACAAGGACAAGGCCTACGACCGCGGCAAGATGCTGACCGAGAAGCTCAAGACGATCATTCCGCGCCAGATGTTCGAGGTGCCCATCCAGGCTGCGATTGGAGCCAAGATCCTGGCTCGAGAGACCGTGCGCGCTATGCGCAAGGACGTCATCGCGAAGTGCTACGGCGGTGACATATCGCGGAAGCGCAAGCTGCTTGAGAAGCAGAAGAAGGGCAAGAAGCGGATGAAGAACATCGGCTCTGTCGAGGTTCCTCAAGAGGCTTTCATGGCTATCCTGAAGGTCGACGAATAGGCGCGCTCGCGCCGCCAACCGCGATGAAGCAGGTCAACGCCATCCTCGCCGAGAACCCGGTGCTGCTCGCGCCGATGGCTGGTGTCACCGAGGCGCCCTTTCGCAGAATCTGCAAGCGGATGGGTGCAGGGCTCACGTACACCGAGATGATCAGCGCGAAGGGGTTGCACTACAACCCGGACTCCCGTGTCGCCCGGGCGATGCTGACGTTCGATCCGGATGAGACGCCATGCGCGGTGCAGATCTTCGGTGCTGAGCCGGAGATGATGGCCGCTCAGGCCGCCAACATCGTGTCGTGGTACGGCGGCGACGTGGCGCTGATCGACATCAACATGGGGTGCCCGGTGACCAAGGTCATCGCGAAGGGCNNNNNNNNNNGCTCATGAAAGACCCACCGCTTGCAGCCGAGATCGTGCGCTCGGTCGTTGGAGCTGTCGGAGACATCCCGGTCACCGCCAAGTTCCGCTCGGGGTGGGACTCGGACAGCATCAATGCGGTCGAGTTCGCGCAGGCGCTTGTGGACGCCGGTGTGTCGGCGGTCGCCGTGCACGGTCGCACTCGCGGGCAGTTCTACCGGGGTCGCGCTGACTGGTCGGTCATCTCGGCGGTCAAGCAGGCGGTGCCGGTGCCGGTCATCGGCAGCGGCGACGTGCTGACGGCCGAGGATGTTGTGGCCATGATGGAAGACACTGGCGCCGACGGCGTCATGGTCGCCCGCGGTGCGCAGGGCAACCCGTGGATCTTCCGCGAGGCCGCGTCGCTGCTGGCAGGGCATGAACCTGTGGCCCGGCCGACGCCGTTCGAACGCATCGCTGTGGCACGGGAGCACGGGCATGCGCTCGTGGCTTTCGGCGGTGAGGGAGCATTCAATCGGATGCGAAAGCACGTTGCCTGGTACCTGGTTGACATGCCCGGCGCAACGTACGCCCGGGCGCGGGGATTCGAATGCGGCAGTGTCGCCGAGCTCGACGCAATGCTCGATGAGTACGAGGCGTTTCTGCGGCGCGCATGCCCTCAGATCGACCCGCGCGTTCCTTCGATGAGTGACGGGGCGCGATCGTGACCGACCCACTGTATAGCGATATCGATGGCCCCACGCTACCCGCGCACTTCTACATCCACATCCCGTTCTGCGCCTCGAAGTGCTCATACTGCGATTTCGCCAGTGTTGCCAGACCGTCCGAGGACGTCGTCCGGGGCGTGTTCAGCGGCATCCGCTCGCAGCTTCGTCGCTGGTCGTTGGCGAGCCTTGACGGGGTGGTCGACACGGTCTATTTCGGTGGCGGCACGCCGTCGCGCTATCCCGAGCAGGTCACGCGCGTTCTTGCGTACATGCGCGAGCACATCAGCGTTCGATCAGGGGCGGAGATCACCGTTGAAGCCAACCCGGACTCGCTTGACGCTGAATCGGTCGGGGTGTTCGCGGCTGCAGGTGTGACCAGAATCAGCGTCGGGGCCCAATCGTTTGACGACAGCGTGCTTCGGGTGCTCGGCAGGCGCCACGACACGCAGGCTGCGTGGGACGCGTGCCGAGCGGTGCAGGATGCGGGGCTTGATCTGTCTGTGGACCTCATCTGCGGCGTGCCGGGGCAGAGCGTCACGTCATGGTCGGAATCCCTTGCACGCGCTCTCCAGACGGGCGCCGGCCATGCGTCGATCTATCCGCTCTCCGTTGAGGAGGGGACTCCGCTTGCCGTCGCGATCGATACCGGCCTGCTCGACGAGCCGGATCCAGACATGGCAGCCGAGATGATGGTCATGGCTGAGTCGGCACTGGGCTATCTGGGTCTGTCTCGCTACGAGGTTGCGAACTACGCCGAGGATGATGAGCACCGATCGAGGCACAACCTGGCGTACTGGACTGGCAGGACGTATGCAGGCATCGGCCCGGCAGCTCACGGCATGCTCGACGTGGAGACGGCGCGCACGGTGGGTCTTCTGGACTTCGGCGCGACGGACGTGGCCCGAGTTCGATACGCCAACGCGAACAACACCGAGGAATGGCTTGTTGGCCAAGGAGACTCGGTGGAGACCCTGACCGCGGCACAGGTTGCCCGCGAAGACGTGATGCTCGGTCTGCGCCTGGTCAGAGGCGTTCCCGCCGAGCAGGTCGAGGCGGCTGGCCTGGCCGGGGTGCTCACTGCGTTGGCCGACGACGGACTCGTCGAGCTCGTTAACGATGACAGCTCCCGCCCGGGCCCTCACTGGCGTACGACGCAACGCGGCTGGCTGCTCGGCAATCAGGTCTTCTCCCGTGTGTGGCTTGCTGGCGAGTGACATCTCCCGCGTCGCGCGTGTCGCTGGCACTCGCTATACTTGACTGCCAATCAGTGGGTTCTGAGTAGTTTCGCAAGGGAGCAGCGTGCTCAACGACCGCAGACGACGGGTGCTTTCGGCGCTCGTCGAGGAGTACATAGCGAGCGCCACACCCGTCGGCAGCAAGACGCTGGTCGCTCGATACGAGTTGGGGTGTTCGCCCGCGACCGTGCGCAACGAGCTCTCGATCCTTGAGGAGACGGGCTTCGTTCGGCAACCGCACGTCTCGGCAGGGCGCATGCCCACCGACACCGGTTACCGCAGCTTCGTTGACGACTTGATCGAGCGCGGCGGCCCCGCTCGCAACGAAGACCCCCGTTCGGCAGCGCGCTTCGCGAACGCGTCTGAAGTCGACGATCTCATGCGCGAGACGAGCGTCGCGCTGACGCAACTCACCAACTGCCTCGCGGTCGTCTCGGCGCCGAGCGTGTCGCTCGCTCGGCTGCGCCGCATCGACCTACTTGCGCTTTCGGCACGCAGGGCGGTGTTCGTGCTCATCACCGCCTCGGGCCAGGTCGTGAACCGAACCATCGAGCTCGCCGAGAACACGGCCCCCGAGCGGCTTGCAGAGATCGAGCGCGCCATGAACGCTGCGCTCGACGGCAAGCACGCCGCAGACATCCGAACGCTGCGCGACGCTATCTCGGTAGGGAGTACGGGGCATGACGGGCTCGTTACCCTCGTGATCGACGAGATTCTCGACGCGTTGGATGAGGCCGATCGCGACCGCTTCTTCCACGTTGGAGTGCCCGCCCTGCTGGCGCAGCCCGAGTTTCACGACGCGGATCGTGCCCGCCCGCTCATCGAGTTCCTCGAGGACGGGATAGCGGTCCTTGAGGCGCTCTCAGACGCCCTTGGGACGCGCGAGATCACCGTTCGTATCGGCCACGAGAACCGCAGAGCCGAGCTCGGACAGGTGTCGATTGTTGCCATGAACTACGGAGCGGGAGACGCCGATGGTGTCGTCGGGGTCATCGGCCCGACCAGAATGAACTACCAACAGGCCATGAGCGCGGTGCGCGCGGTTTCAGACGACCTGACCGACGCACTCGGCTAGACAGTATCGATCCACCGAAAGGACTTCGCGTGCCAGCAGGTACTCAGAACTACTACGAGCTTCTCGGCGTGGAGAAGACGGCCACCCCTGAGGAGATCAAGAAGGCGTTTCGCCGCAAGGCCCGGGAGCTCCACCCCGACGTCAACAGTGCGCCCGATGCCGAGGATCGGTTCAAAGAGGTCAATGAGGCCTACGACGTGCTCTCCGATACCGGCAAACGGGAGCAGTACGACCGTTTCGGTCGCGTAGGTGGGCCGGCCGGTGGCGGTCCGGGTGGATACCAGTACGCGGACTTCGGCGACCTGTTCGGTGGCGGCGGGCTGAACATGGAAGATCTGTTCAGCGCCTTCTTCGGTGGCGTCAGAGGCGGCACCACGCGACTTGAGGGCCGCGACATGGCCATGCAGATAGTCGTCACCCTCGTCGAGGCGGCCACAGGGGTCGAGAAGGAAGTCGTGCTCGATCGGCTTGCCTCATGCGATGTGTGTGGCGGCAGTGGTTCGGCTGATGACAGTGGTGTCACCACCTGTCCGGACTGCGGTGGTATGGGCCAGCGACGTGAGCAGCGAAAGACGTTCCTGGGCACCATGCAGACGGTCGTTCCCTGCGAGCGTTGCGGCGCGACCGGACACGTCGTCGAGAATCCGTGTGAGGAGTGCCAGGGTTCGGGCCGCGTGCCCGATCGCCAGCACGTGATGGTCAACGTGCCCGCCGGCATTCGGGATGGACAGCAGATTCGCCTGCGCGGGATGGGCGAGGCGGGTATCCGCGGCGCTGCAGCAGGCGACCTGCTTATCGGAGTGCGAGTCGCCGAGGACGAGTATCTGCACCGTGATGGCGATGATCTGCATTGTCGTGCTTCGGTCACCATCGCCCAGGCAGCGCTCGGGGTCGATCTCGCGGTTCATGGGATTCTCGAGGAAAACACCGTCAAGGTGCCCGCCGGATCCCAGAACGCCGACGTGGTTCGTGTGAAGGGTCTCGGCATGCCGCGACTCAATCGTTCAGACCGCGGTGACCTGTTTGTACACATAGGGGTGGAGATCCCGCGCAAACTCACGAAGCGTCAGCGCGAGCTTCTCGAGGAGTTCGCGAAGGAGTCGGGAGAGCAGACGGCCGAGTACAAGAGCCCGGTTCAGAAGCTCAAGGACTGGCTGCACGGGTAGGCAACGATGTCGAGACACCGATTCTTCCTCATCGAAGCGGTCCCCGCCGTCTCCGACGGTGGCGTCGTTCGCATACCACTCTCAGAGTCCGACAGGCATCATGCCGTCGACGTCTTGCGCGTGCGGGTTGGCGAGGAGATCGACGTTGTCGATCCAGCGGGTAGCGTGCTGCGAGTGCGCGTTGACTCGGCGTTGGGCGGCGAGGTCCTGGGCGTGGTGGTCGGCGAGGCCCAGCCGGACCCCGAAGTGCGCACGCCGCGGGTCACGCTCGTCTTCGGGGTGTCCAAGGGATCCAAGAACGACGAGATCGTCGAAGCCGTCTGTGAGCTGGGTGTTGAGGTGGTCGTTCCGGTTCTCACAGCTCGAAGTGTCGTCAAGTACGACGCTGAGAAGCGTGCCGACCGGGGTGAACGCTGGCGGCGCATCGCGCTGGCGGCAGCGAAGCAGTCCAAGCGCACCACGATTCCGACGGTCCTCGACCCACTGAGCCTTGGCGGCGCCGGCGACCTGTTCGCCGGGTACGACGCCGTTCTCGTGGCGTGGGAAGACGCCGGATCCACGGCGCAGGGTGCCCGAGAGGCCCTGGCCTCGTTCGATTCGCTACCCGCTGACGCCAGGGTGTGCGTCGTTGTCGGACCGGAGGGGGGCTTCGCCGCCGAGGAGGTCGACAGACTCGTTGCGGGTGGTGCGCGGATCTTCACGCTCGGACCCACCGTGCTCCGTGTGGCGACTGCAGCAACGGTTGCGGTGGCGATCGTCACGCACGAGCTCGGCGGACTCGGAAACGTGAGGTGAACGGTCCCCAGGGCGGAATCGCGGTCTCGATTCGTACGCTCGGGTGCAAGGTGAACCGGGTCGAGAGCGAGGGTCTTGCCGCAGCACTCCTTGAAGACGGGTGCGTCCTCGTTGAGCCGGATGAAGCGGACGTGGTCGTGGTCAACACGTGCACCGTGACGGGCGAAGCCGACTCCAAGGCGCGCAAGGCCGTGCGCCAAGCGCTTCGGGCCGCCGGCGGGCCTGTCGTGGTAGTGACCGGATGCCTCGCTTCGGTGGACGCGTCGAGTCTCTCGGCACTTGGCGAGCGCGTCGTCGTCGAGCCGGACAAGTCACGGGTAGCACAGCGCATCCGTACCACCGTGCCTCCCGGCCGCACCTTTGCGACGGACGCAGCCGCACGGGACAC from Coriobacteriia bacterium harbors:
- a CDS encoding 16S rRNA (uracil(1498)-N(3))-methyltransferase — translated: MSRHRFFLIEAVPAVSDGGVVRIPLSESDRHHAVDVLRVRVGEEIDVVDPAGSVLRVRVDSALGGEVLGVVVGEAQPDPEVRTPRVTLVFGVSKGSKNDEIVEAVCELGVEVVVPVLTARSVVKYDAEKRADRGERWRRIALAAAKQSKRTTIPTVLDPLSLGGAGDLFAGYDAVLVAWEDAGSTAQGAREALASFDSLPADARVCVVVGPEGGFAAEEVDRLVAGGARIFTLGPTVLRVATAATVAVAIVTHELGGLGNVR